In Verrucomicrobiota bacterium, the genomic window TTCCCACTTGCCGTAGAGCGCCGGGTCGGCCGTGAGGTTGCGGGCAATCATCAGGGCGGCAAGCGTCTGCCTGTTGGCCGTGTGCTCGTCGACAAGGGCATCGTGGATCGCATCGTTGTTGCCCTTGAGGAGGAACGTCATGCGGCCGAGCCACATCATCGCTTTGAAGTACCGTTTGAGCTTCTCGCTCTGTGTGTAGTGGCCGCGCGGCACGTACTGCGAGTAGTCCTCCTTGTAGCCGAAGAGCGGGCTGACCGCGAACCCCACGTGCGCGTCGATCAAGGCAAGTTCCTTGTCGACGGCGCCGGCGACGTACTCGGGCGGCTGCCAGTCCGGATCGAGCAGCTTAGACGCGACGCTAAAGTAGGCGACATTCATCTGCTCAGCTTCAGACTCGATCGGATTCACTGGCCGGCCGCTGAGGCGGACACGGTCGTGACACTTGATCGCCAACCCCCTGCATATCGTCTCGAGGTCGCCGTAGAAAACCGATTCCTCGACCTGCATGAGCGTGTTGTCGAACATGACGTGGTAGAGGTGGAGCACGCTGTCGCTCGTGACGACGATAGGCACGTCACGGTCCTTGAGCTGCGTGTAGGCGACGTCAAAAAGGTCCGTGCCGGGGTCGGAGACGACGACGAAGCCGTTCCTGGCCAACATCGCCTGTGCCTCCTTCGACGGGAGCTGCTCGCCGACCAACGTAGCGTTGCCGACGGCGCCCAGGTCGAACGGCAGCGTCAGTTGCGGCGCGTTCGGTTTGACGTCCAACTCCACGGGCGTGTAGGCCCTCAAGAAGGCCGCCTTGAGCGCCTCGCTCTGTTCGTGGATCGCCTCGGCGGGCTCGCCCGCCGCAAGCGCGGCAGACCCGCCGACAATGCACAGCACCAACGACACAACCGAGATCCGTTTCATGGCTGCTCTCCTCCGGATTCGTTCAGAGACTTGCCCCATGAGCTCCGGGAGGTTGAGACCCCGCCCAGGCGGGGTGTTCCCTCTCGATTTCCGGCGCTGCGGCGCCGCCTACTCACCCGCGCTTTCGTAGATAGCCCCGTCGGCGGCCTGCACGAGCAGCTTGAGTTGTAGCCGCCCCGCAAGATCGGCAGGAGCCATGTAGCCCTGCTGTCTTCCCTTCTCGAAGTAGACCACAACGCCCTGGGTCGCTTCAAGGTGCGCGCGCATTGTCTCGAGCGTCGCCTCGTTCGCTTCAGCGCGGGGGGTAAATGAGGCGCCTCGCCCGGTGAAGAAGTAAACGACATCCGGTGAGTTAGAGTAGATCGGCCGGTCGACGGCGAGCGCTTTGACGTGCCGCAGGATATCGGCGTTGGCCCATTCATCATCGCCGTAGCACAGCCCGCCGTATCTCAGATTCGCCGCCAGCCTGACGGCCCGAACCGAGTACGTGGCGACGAGAAGGACACAGGCCGCTACACACGCGATCCGAACGAACCGAACCTGCCTCGGCGACCGCAGCTCGCGGGCGACCATCCAGACGGCGAGCAGGACGACCGCCGGGAACACGGGAGAGAGAGTACGGCCGTTGAGCGGCGTCCCGTGGAAAACAAAACAGATGTAGGCGATCACGAGCGCCAGATGGAACACGACGAGTGCTATGAGAAGCGCCGGGAGTGACGACGCGGATTCGGCCGTCGATGCCGACCCCGCCGCGGCCCGCCGACGGAGCCAGAAGTGCCACGCGACAGCGCCGGCAACAAGCATACCGAGCACGAGAGCCTGAACCGCCGGGCTGCTGACAAACTGTGGCAGAACCCACAGTGACGCCGTGTTCAGCCCGTCCCCGAGCTGTACCGGTATCAGGATCGGTTGTGACGCCATCACGCGCCCTGTCGCGCTTCCGCCGACGACCACGTTCCGAACGAGCGCCGCGGCCAACGGGACACCGACAACGCCTGCGAAAAGGCCGAGATCGACCAGCCTCGCGGGGAAACGCCTTCTACCGAGCAGCCCGAGCGCACACGCCCCGACCATCAGGTAAGCGAACGCTGCGTAGCGAGTGAGGAACGCGCATGCCAGAGACGCGGCGGCGGCCATGAGCGTCAAGCGGCGCGGCCGATCGAGATGGCGGTCGAGCAACAGGATGCCGAGCAGCCCGAAGAAGATGCAGGGTGGCTCGGACCACGCCATCGCATGCACGGCGACCATGTCGTTCGCCGTGGCAACGGACAGCGCGGCGACAAACACAAGCCACGTGGGCGCCGCGAGGCGCCTGGCCATCAGCCCGACGAGAAAGATCGTCGCCCCGAACAGGACTGCGCTGAGCCAGCGCGCCGCCACAAGGGTCTCGAGGCCCGTGGCGCTGACCGCGGCCAACATGAGCGGGTACAGTGGGGGCCAGTTCACGATGGGCGCGCACTGCCCGCTGGCATTGGGGAAACGGCACAGGCCGTGCCCGTCGAGCAGATTGCGCACGCCCGAGATGTACGATACCGAGTCGGGCGAGACCCCGACGCCGCGGCTCGTGGCCACAAGCGCAAGAGCGATGCCGACCACGCTGCACAGAATCGCGGCGCCGAGGGCCCTTCGCCGCGAGGGCCTTGCTCCGGGCATGGTCACGGGCCTCTCTTGGTCCTCCTGTCGGTGTCGCCGGCCGGCGGCACGCTCGACCCTATCGTTTCGTCTTCGCCACGATGAGGCGGTTGACGGCGTTCAGGTAGGCCTTGGCGCTCGCTTCGATGATGTCCGTGCTCGTGCCCCGGCCGGTCGTTTCCGTTAACCCGCTACGGAGTCGCACGCTCACTTCGCCGAGCGCGTCCTTGCCGCTCGTCACCGCGCGCAGCGAGAAATCGACCAGCGTACAGGTGACCTTCGTGATGCGGTCGATGGTCTTGTAGGCGGCGTCGACCGGCCCGTCGCCCGTCGACGCGTCCTGGAGCACGTCGGTGCCCTTGAGCAATCGCACGGTGGCGGTCGGCACCGTGCGGTTGCCGCTCGTGTTGCTGAGATAGTCGAGCCGGTACGTTTCGGGGACTTCGACGATGGCCTCCTCGATCAGCGCGGCGAGGTCGTCGTCGTAGACTTCTTTCTTCTTATCGGCGAGCCGGATGAACGCCTCGTAGAGGCCCGTCAGCTCGACGTCGCTCAGCTCGTAGCCGAGCTTCTGGGCGCGCATACGCAGGCCGTG contains:
- a CDS encoding glycosyltransferase family 39 protein; this encodes MPGARPSRRRALGAAILCSVVGIALALVATSRGVGVSPDSVSYISGVRNLLDGHGLCRFPNASGQCAPIVNWPPLYPLMLAAVSATGLETLVAARWLSAVLFGATIFLVGLMARRLAAPTWLVFVAALSVATANDMVAVHAMAWSEPPCIFFGLLGILLLDRHLDRPRRLTLMAAAASLACAFLTRYAAFAYLMVGACALGLLGRRRFPARLVDLGLFAGVVGVPLAAALVRNVVVGGSATGRVMASQPILIPVQLGDGLNTASLWVLPQFVSSPAVQALVLGMLVAGAVAWHFWLRRRAAAGSASTAESASSLPALLIALVVFHLALVIAYICFVFHGTPLNGRTLSPVFPAVVLLAVWMVARELRSPRQVRFVRIACVAACVLLVATYSVRAVRLAANLRYGGLCYGDDEWANADILRHVKALAVDRPIYSNSPDVVYFFTGRGASFTPRAEANEATLETMRAHLEATQGVVVYFEKGRQQGYMAPADLAGRLQLKLLVQAADGAIYESAGE